TGGGTGCTATTCTCATGGCAGCCACGGTTCTCCCTTTCATCTGAATGCAGCTTCAAATAagatataagaaagaaaaaactcagTACATTTTGCCATGTACCTTTGGGGAGTCACAAACCTGGCTCTGGTCCCAACATGCAGCAAATCCAAGGGCTATTAAAACTCTTGCAGAGTAAATCAAAACCTATTCCTGCCTAGTTTCTCCGTTGAGGCTGGCTGAGTGGAATAGGTGCTACATCGAGGCGTCAGCTTTCCCAGGGTGGGAATAACGAGCACACTCAGGACCTTGTTTGTAAAAGATCAGTCTGGGGGGCCTGGCTGCTTCCCCACTTAGCTCTCCAGTACAACCGAGTACCAGGCCTGCGTTAGCATAGCCAGAGCAAGATGGGTGGGGCAACACGAGTGAGTGCTTTAAACTGCTCCAAAACGTGCCCTTGCCCTTCCTCTGTGGACACAGCTAACAACTTCCTTAATTTCAAGCCTCCAGCCATCTTAAATGCTAATTAGAGCACATAAAAAGATTTGAGTCTTCCTTTGGAAATATGTTGACAAAATCATCAAAGCACTAACTGTacttatcttttaatttttccttcccctcaaGGCACAGAAATCTCTCTCTGTCAGGTTACAAAAAAGCAGTTGTCTGGATTGCAGAAATCAGCTCCCAGTTCCAGTTTTACCCAAAAACATTTGCTTTAGCCACCAGCATCTTCAACAGGCTGTTGGTATCAGTAAagatatatacacacacacatatatgaaCTTGAGTGTTTGATGAGGTTCCACTGACCTCATTAGAATTGTTTGTGTAAACTTAGTCCAACTGCTGTGGTAAGTACAAATAACTCATCTGGTTTTCTCACATTATCACTTTTAATATTCTGGTTTTTAGActactatttttaattaaattatggGGCTGACCTTTTCTGCCACTGAAGCTACACCAAAGGTGGGAGTTGAGCTGAGCCTTGCAGCTCCCAATTCTATTTTGGTTGATACTGGCATATagactcacagaatcattaaggttggaaaaggcctctcagatcatcaaatccaacatTTGATTGATCACCACCCATACAACTAAACCACAGtactaagtgccacatctagttgtttcttgaacacccccagggatggtgactcacccacctccctgagcagcctgttccaatgtttaataaccccttctgtgaagaaattcttcctgaagGCCAAGCTGAACCAATATCTGAAAATGAGGAGCAACATTGCAATGTATATACTGTGGCATTGCATAGTCTAAAAATTGTGAGAGACATGAATAAAAATGGCACCTATATGAGGATTTATTCTGCTTCACTTTgaatttccttgttttatttccagctttggTAGTGTTCTgggggtgactttatgatgtttGTATCCCCAGTTGCCCGGTTTATGTTACACATTAAGTTCTGCACCGTTAggactggctctgagagcaaaggggaagaagaagaagccgcagtttgtgttgaggaaaaacatcactcccacacatcctgctcctggactgtggtgtctgcagcacggacagacagcgggacagagcttctctttggttttagttagttttagctgaggcagaggagttccctggacctttttttttcttttttccttggatctgttcaaacctgctctggactgaacacccagccaaacccctggagctcacgcctgtgtcccaccggggcctgggcctcagcACCTTCCAGCGCTGGAGGGACTGATGAGAACCTGAGTGggccgagctacaccacatgaaaaggacttttcttcctggatttgCCATTTGATCAAACAacgagaggttttattgttcaATGTTATccaatttctgttaaataaacagttttttccacttctttccAAGGAAATATCTTTTCCCGAAACAGCTGGGGGGAGGAGTTGCTTGGATTTGCTTTCTGGGGCGACCCCATTTggaggttctctcccaaatttgccctaaaccaggacaggtAGCTAAACTAATTCAGAAGCAACTGTAACTTAAATGAAGGTTTGAAACTTGTGTGTGTATCATAGATTGACAATTATTTCCCCCAAGACTCTTCTTTACtcaatgttttcttcttctcccttcaGGCCCaattaaaatatctgcagtGCATTGCCATTTCCTGCCTTGTCCTTGCAGCAAAAAACAATGAAGATGAGGTCtgcatgtttcattttaaatacacTAAAAAAGTTGTTCATGTTTCCAGGTCTTTCAACAACTTGGACATAAtgaaaaagtattaatttatttaccCTAAGTAGACCTAAAGAGGTGAGAGTAGCATTTTCAGTCCTGTTTCATGTTGCTCTGAAGAATTGTGACCTTTAGGCATGAAGGACTTGTTTTTGTTTAAGTCATGGATGTTTATGCCATGGATGTTTATGCCTCCAAACCTCCCTCCTCTTTTCAGAATGCATGGCTCACAGTAGAGCTGAGTCTGAGGAGACAATCAAGATGCACATTGGAGGGCTGTAATTCCCATGCTGTAGCTCCTGGaggacacagcagctgtgacagAGCAGAGATTCTTCAGAGGAAGCTTCAAATAGGTAAGTTTGCTTGGAACCAAAACTGGTTTTTGAACCTAGTGAGGAACTGACTCAGGTTTGCACCTCAAAATGGGAAAGTAAAGTCAGCAGCCAGTGAGAAATTACACAGGGTATCTCTCACAGCAAAAATGCAGTGACAGACTTCTGCAGGCATTTGCAAGCATTAGCTAAAAGCATTTCAGATTgcattccttctcttttcttccttctgctttgcaaaagaagaaagccaggagctggaatcAGACATACACATCTCTTCAAACAGCCACTGTGGTAGTGAAATGTTCTTCACAGCCTTTCTTAGGTGATGTTACACTAAGGTTATTGTTCTTTGCCTCACATCTACAAAGGAGAAGCTGTGTCAATTACCACAGGAAACAAGACAACCACAGCAGGCCGTGTAAGACAGGCTGACAGGAAGACTCCTTTGAGCAAAACTAGTGGTAGCGAGGAAGGAGCATCACTGATGCCACACTGGGGAGGCTCACGGCATCATTCTTGCTGTGGGCTGGGTTTGCAGCAGCTACCCTGGGGTGAGCAGGGACTACTCTTCATTCAGGATGGGAAGTACCTAGGAATGAGATCTCCTGGATGAACATTCTGCTTAATGTAAACTTGTTTAAACTTGTCAGATCCCTTCACAATAGAGAGAAGCGCACACAGCACTGTATAGGATGTtggcttctttatttttttttaatttttaaaaatttttttacagGTAATACCATCAGTGCAGATGCTAGAGATGCAGAGCAGATGTAAACACTCTCCAGCTGACATGTTAAGAATGGAAAGAGTTACACTGGATAAGCTTCAGTGGGATCTTTACACAGCAACACCAATGGATTTCTTACACATTGTAAGCACtatgttttgaaatgtttttttcattaaagaaacaaCTCTTTATCAAATAAGACTAAAAAAcacagatgcacacacacacacacccacacatcCTTCCCATGATGCTTGGCAAACTACCTATTCCTACATCTATTCAAACCTTTTAAAGAATAATAcagtaattatattttaaattttttaaaaaaatcttctacTATTTAAAACCTTCTGTTTTGCTCAAAAAATTTACTCTCATCTTTAAAGGACAACTGAATGGACATAAAAAGATTCTCATAATGCACAACTATAtgccttctttatttttttttaaatacaagctgcaaaaatatttctaactaTTTCCCTTCTATTAATACTGTACATAGAAAGCTGTCAGAGTTTTGCTACATttcacacacagatttttccttaaacacttttccttttcatcccACTAATTATTCATTTATGCAATGAGACTACCCTGATATGGCACTTAGTTCACATTGCAGTAACTAAACATTTAATAGAAACAATTAAACTTCGTCTTCAAGAAACGATCATGTGCTAGTAAGGCAAAATTCATGTGATACAAACACATCCTGGATCCCTCTTTTAAGGTTATGTGCAAATATTGAGCCATTCTAGGCTGCTGATTGTGAAAACTGCCTTTCGTAGGTGCTTGTTTCCTTGGTGAATTCCGAGTGCAGTATTACTGGTTTTACTGGATTTGGAGCTGCTCTGAATTGAATCACCTGGACAGCAATCTGGATAATGTAGAAATCTCAGAAATTGTTAGGAAACACAGACCTCATACATTCATTATCAGCTCAAAAAACCAGTTCAATGATTGGCAagtacaaacacaaaaaaaaaaaaggtgggggaAGCCTTGAAATTTCCTGATATGAGATGAAATTCATCTGTACCTCTGGGTGATGACATGAAAACATACATATAAACTTCACTgacctctgcttttcttttcatatatatatgtgtgtgtatatatatatatgtacactTTATCTTCTCTGCAGTTCCATGCCATGGTGATGTCCAGCTGGCCCCATCTCCCACCCAGACTGCCTTAGAGGAATCCTTCCCTCCACGTTGCACTCTTGaccaagcagctgcagcactgtaTGGCCTGCCACCAACTCGTGCAGTTTAAGGGCTCCACGTTGGTTTTGGTGATCATCACTTTGGAACTGGAGAGGCAGACTCCTGGTTGGTTTCCTGTTATTACTGATCTGCTAAAAAAAGCACAGGTAGGAAGCAAAATGGCCTTTGGTCACAAATCCTGAAGGCAGGACATGATAAATGAATAAAGCCATGTGTATTTACAGCCAGTATTGcacttcagcagctcctgagacCTGTGTCTTTgtcctgcctttgctgctgaCCTTGCTGGTGCTAACAAAAGGGAACAAAGTGCATTTCTGGGGTGGGACTGGGGAGAGGGACATTCctgtggcagggaagggagggttCTAAATTCTTGGCCAAAGACAGCACCCTGCATCCTGAGCCAGGAGACATTCTCTCATGATGGGAAAGTCTGAGAGCACCTACAGATCTGCCCAGTTTCCTCAGCCTCACACTGAACACTGAGAAAACTTTAAAGTACAGTCACATTGCTCTAAGAATATAAACAGTTTGACTTCTAATGATTCCAGACAAgctctattttttctttctttttttttttaagcttttcccCAGTTTTATAAAACACATGCCTTTTAAGAGAGCAGACTTAGAAGGCTAAAGACCCAGGCTCTTAGCTTGCCATCCACCAATTTTAAGGTCTTGAAATTGTCTGAATAACCTGGCCTCCTGCTGTCTGTTGTTTCCTGCCAAGAGGAAGCACTTGCCCATGTTCTGTGTAGTAGGAGGAGTAGTGGTAGTTACAGGAGTAGTTATCAGGAGCTGTTTTCAATCAGGATCAACAGCATATTGCTGCTATCTATCTACTGAGGCATGCAGCCTGTCCCTGCACCCCAACCCCCAATTCCAAACTAACAGGAGCAGTGGCCAGACAAGGGAgtaatttatttgcaaaagaaGAACTTAAATCTGCATCTTTCTTTACAGGTGAACAGTACCAAATTCATCCACTGCAAAGAGCTTGTGGATCAAGAGTTAATGTGCTTGCAGCCACCcaatactgtttttattttctatcccATAGCCAAGCTGTGCAGGGCCATCCCAAGACAAGGCTACCCTGCCATCACCCTTCTGAAAGGAAGAGTTCCCATCAGGGGAGGTAGAGGGTTGCTGTAAGCCAGCCTGTTTCAGCACCTTTCACACCAAGTAAAGCCCAAATTCCTGATCAAACCATTGGGACTCAAGAGTGCTTCAGACACCTGCACAGTGAGGGTGGGGAAGTGAGCGCTGGGAGGATGAACACAGGGGGCTCATGCCCACAACAGAGCTGCCTGTCCTCCCTTACAGCCAACCAAAAAGGACTGGTGGAGAATTATTGCCTtggaagcagctcctgcagaaccAGCAGGTCCCAGCAAACACAACAGCCAAAACAACAGGGCAAAAGTGTCTCTGTGCTTCTCAGAGGATAAAGACAGCTGTTATCAGTCTTATTTTTTATGTCCTTGCTAAGCAGTATGTGCTACCCCTCAGTTTTAAGATTATGTAAAGACAGaaagctggggagaggagggactCAATCACAGTCCTTCAACCCAGGGATCCAGTTGGCAAGTAGCTACAAACATCGTGGAGAACCAAATGCctcagagtttatttttaatatagcCATGATGAAGTTTGACAGATTGAGTCGTTCATCCAGCTCACACCATTGTTCTCTCATTAGAGCTAATCTGGCTTGGCCCATGGGAGCCtgaacaggagctgctgttgagGAATGAACAGcccccactgctgcctctgcaggagATCTCAGAAGGAACCAAGGTTTTAATTTAGCAGTGAGAAGCTTGAATCAAACCTCCAGTTTCCCTTAAGGCCTTACCTTGTAATCCAGGGGTCTGGGATCTGTGCTTTGTCCTGGTTAAACCATTACAGACTCAATCACAGTTCCTATTAAATGTGGGAAATCACTTCTTGTCTACAATCACCATTTGTCTTGGACTCTCACCAACCAGTGCTGGtcagggtttttaaaatttattctgtcTTACCAGACTAGCCAATATAAAACGCCTTTAATAATTCCTCTCCACCACTATAACCACATTTCTTAACAATTGCTTAATCTTCACAGCAAAGTGGTTTCACAAAGGTCAGATTAAACCACTCTTGCACTTTTAAAAACCAGCTTTACACATACTTTAAAATTAgtgcaggttttgttttaaacaaaaaggcatttttaggTGACTGCTACCCTAGCTTGAGGGTATTATCCAGCCTGTATGGGATGGGTAACAGCACCACACCTGCCGTCCTGTCACAGAACAGGAGCGGTTTTCATATGGACAGGCACTGGCTAAATACTGAGCAGGTGTCTCATGTAATGACATGGGATAAAAAACTTGGAGACAGAGTTGGGACAGGAGGAAGGAGACCCTCATGCTGTGGAACAGCAGAGCTCATCAGTGCAAGAAGAAAGTTTCTGGCCTTCTCCCCTTCCTCATTGTCTTATCTTGTAGGAGAGGAATTCCTGAATGTGAACCATGCAGGACTGATGTGCTGAGCAGCTGTTCACACTTTTTCAAGTGTTATATTTGCCAGAGTGAGCTCTGAGAACACAGTGagttctgtgtgtgcagggagaaAGTCATGTTGCTCTTTAAACCACAAAGGAACTGCCCAAGTGTTCCAGTAACATCCAGTAATGGAGACTTAGTACAAATAACCTGTGTGAACAGACACGACTTGAACCAGCAATGAAAGCCACAGAATTCCCATGAGCCAGGTCAAAGCTACCTGAAGCTGTGGATGTTGTGCTGAGGGAGGGCTCTGCCTGgaatgctgcaggagcaggactCAGGGGGCTGGTTTAGACCACATGAGGTTTGTGAGGCCCCCACATACTCAGGGGTCAGGCGTGCTTGGGAcatggtatttatttattctaccACATGGAAGGTTTTCATTTAATGGTAGGACTCTTTCCTCCTTCTGAGCAGtaccttccttttttctcacaGGCTGTGAGTTGACTGCCTGGCTTTTGAATGGAAGCAAGTTTTCCACTAAATAAAACATAAGCTTGGTCTGCCTGTTCTCTGTGGCCCTGGAATAGCCCAGCTGAAAGGTGATGCCCACACTGATCCCTGCAGAAAACTGGGCTGTGTGATGGACTCTGCTTCCCTCCCATCCCTTTGCCCTATCTCAAGCATTGTCACCAGCTGCATTTACCTGTGcaaatgccagcagcagagtTCTACATACAGTAATTAACATGCTGTAACTTTACACCACAACAATTGTAACCTCATTTTTCCCCCCACACCTTTGAGCCTATGTATGTAGTTATTGCCTATAGCTGGATGACATGTTGAAACCCATGAACAAACTTGCCTTTCAAAATCTCTGCATATCTCTAAAATCAACATTCAAAAGTATGCATTAACAGGGGTTAATTCTAAAAGATaaaggcagtgctggaaggCCCTTCAGGGCTCCATGTTCCCGGTCAGGGTGCAACATGCCACACTGGGATGGGAACAGTTCACCTGGAGCCTGCCTGCACTCCCAGGACACacagctgcttctctctggcagcacagctccttcccacacATCTCTTCCAGCACTGTAGTTACCATGAAGGAACAAATACTTCTGTCTTGGCTTCAACAGGCTAAAAATGTCACTTACCTTTAGCATTCCTGCTATCACCCAGAATGGAGCTTCCTACCCCAAAGAATGAGCTGCCAGGTACAGGAAGGAGCTCTGTTTGCACAGGACCATTCTTGTTACAAAAGGAGTTTTTGGATAGTGAGAATAacacaaattttctttctttcctcacagAACAGGGCTGGAAGCTTTATCacctttcccctccctgcctggaCAAGTAACGAGTGACGAGATGAACACTCCCcacacacagcagtgacaggaacaattatttttcccagtgaGTTTCAGAGGGGATGACATCTCACCTGTGTGCCTGCCTGTTTGGACTGTGTATACAGCAGAGTTTATTCCAACTGCAGCACTGTTGCATTGTGTTAAGATACATGGTATATTTCTGGGGCTCTCCCCAGATCTATATTCCCCCCTAGTTCCTCCCTTGTAGTTTTTTCCTATTGCTTGTAATCTGTTCTCACTAACCCATTCTCCCCTGGTTCAAAAGCCAACACAGGACATGATTCTTGCTCTTTTCCTGCCCTGGACATCTGATTAAAGCTGGGACTCTGTCCCACCAGAAAAGAGCCTTGTTTTATCCCTAGTCCTTGCTGTATAGAAACTCCTCCTTTCTCTGGACTGTGGCTGGTGCACTGAAGTctcaggaggggaaggaggattttaaaaatagcacagCTCACCTCACCACTTCAGATCCCATTCACTACACACCAGTTACTGGTGAAAATGTGCCAGATTCAGTGAGTGCTGGCACAGGTTTTACGTGGTTATGGCTAGCTCTGTGAGGATTGTTTTGGGGAATATTCACTCCCAGGAAAACTACAGATAATGCTTatagagtattttaaaagagcTCTGACCTGTTAAGGTCCTTCCCTTGGGGGATCTCAGCCCAGGTGAGGCATACCTCTCAAAGCCAGATTCCTCTTGTTGTTGCCTCAATTCAGGCCAGATTTCCAGATGCCTGAAGCTACCACCACCTTGTAAACAAAGCTGCAATTACACCTGAAATCCCTTATGGTAAACATCCACAGAACTGTTTTCTGTGGCTGGTTTAAACTCCCTGTAGAAACAGCAAAGCATTTCATATCCTCCCATGCACCACAATGTCCCCCATTCATAATCCCCAGCTAAAGGAACCATGTAAGCTCATGCAGTTGCCCAGGAACCATTACAGATGAGGAGGAAGCTGCCCCATTCCAAGCCAGCACTCACTGAGGTGTTTCTGACAATAAATCCGACTCAGTGTCACCAGTTGTGGAGGGCATGTGATGACCTAGGAGAAGAGTTCATTTACACAGTtgcacaaataaacaaactccTGTGGTTAAAGAAATGACTGAGAGACAAGAAAACTGCAAAGGGAAGAGTAATGCAATAGTTATACCTCATTTGTGGGGTTGCATCTATAcagttgttgggtttttttctcctgctaatTGACTTTAGTGTGTTAAATTTGAGCAGTACTTACAGTTCAATTCTTTAGGAAGGCAGAAAAGTGCAGTGAGATGGAGAGATGCATGAACTTCTGCCAGGTCTCAGAGCCCCCACCCATTCCTCCTCAGCAAGATGTGCAACTGGAACTCCCCTGGTGACCTAACTATGGTCATGACAGACAGAACTTAATCAAATCTTCAGAGCAATttggaaaaagaacaaaaagcttCTATTCCCAATTTACCTATCCTGCTGGGAATCTAACTTGACAAAAACTCCAAGCTGGATGAAAGCTTTGCTAAAGGAATAGAGCGGCTGTCCTCGAAAGAGAACACAAACAAGTTTAAAACAGTCAtcaaagcagcagtgaaggcTGTATCATAGCTCAGCCTGATGGTCACACACAGTTTCAGC
The Parus major isolate Abel chromosome 13, Parus_major1.1, whole genome shotgun sequence DNA segment above includes these coding regions:
- the CCNI2 gene encoding LOW QUALITY PROTEIN: cyclin-I2 (The sequence of the model RefSeq protein was modified relative to this genomic sequence to represent the inferred CDS: inserted 1 base in 1 codon; substituted 2 bases at 2 genomic stop codons), with translation LYLSFNFSFPSRHRNLSLSGYKKAVVWIAEISSQFQFYPKTFALATSIFNRLLVSVKAQLKYLQCIAISCLVLAAKNNEDEVIPSVQMLEMQSRCKHSPADMLRMERVTLDKLQWDLYTATPMDFLHIFHAMVMSSWPHLPPRLPXRNPSLHVALLTKQLQHCMACHQLVQFKGSTLVLVIITLELERQTPGWFPVITDLLKKAQVNSTKFIHCKELVDQELMCLQPPNTVFIFYPXSQAVQGHPKTRLPCHHPSERKSSHQGRXRVAVSQPVSAPFTPSKAQIPDQTIGTQECFRHLHSEGGEVSAGRMNTGGSCPQQSCLSSLTANQKGLVENYCLGSSSCRTSRSQQTQQPKQQGKSVSVLLRG